The Papaver somniferum cultivar HN1 chromosome 3, ASM357369v1, whole genome shotgun sequence genome includes a region encoding these proteins:
- the LOC113360435 gene encoding uncharacterized protein LOC113360435: protein MSEIRDNQSSETDSRSQTKSDDKSEKNLEEFLPFIPDEDIDESLDEWKFSLIGRLDLVHFKFAIVESSLRRQWGISGKVQLIPIGKGYFIIKLENESDMKYIWDGDWFPGLSIEYWKEKILLHIGKSLGRPIKADENTLKKDVGYYASILVEMDLAKEIPSKICVESKYGKFEQIVNIPNRPKFCYHCKIVGHLTAECRNKKREQNKDEVTADFPKEQKKVWRKVTPKRKTQIPFGFDICFPTNDVGEPSTHASHSSNTNQEYNPSIINSSATNKEQNANSGKFHVLQNMSEESINSHVVFPTLSLENILSNAASAPSVS from the exons ATGTCGGAAATAAGAGATAATCAATCAAGTGAAACTGATTCTAGATCTCAAACAAAATCAGATGATAAATCTGAAAAAAATCTAGAAGAATTCTTACCAttcattcctgatgaagatattGATGAGAGTTTAGATGAATGGAAATTCAGTCTAATAGGAAGATTAGATTTGGTTCACTTTAAATTCGCTATAGTTGAATCTTCTTTAAGAAGACAATGGGGTATTTCAGGAAAAGTTCAGTTAATACCAATTGGAAAAGGTTACTTCATTATCAAACTAGAGAATGAATCTGATATGAAATACATTTGGGATGGTGATTGG TTTCCTGGTCTTAGTATTGAGTACTGGAAGGAGAAAATATTACTGCACATTGGAAAATCTTTAGGGAGACCTATCAAAGCTGACGAAAATACTCTCAAGAAGGATGTAGGATATTATGCAAGCATTTTGGTGGAAATGGATTTAGCAAAAGAAATTCCAAGCAAGATTTGTGTAGAATCCAAGTATGGAAAGTTTGAGCAAATAGTTAATATTCCAAATAGGCCTAAATTCTGTTACCATTGCAAGATTGTTGGTCATCTTACTGCAGAATGTAGAAACAAAAAAAGAGAACAAAACAAAGATGAAGTTACTGCAGATTTTCCTAAAGAGCAAAAGAAAGTTTGGAGGAAAGTTACTCCAAAGAGAAAGACTCAAATTCCTTTTGGTTTTGATATATGCTTCCCAACAAATGATGTTGGTGAACCAAGTACTCATGCAAGTCATTCTTCTAATACAAATCAAGAGTACAATCCCTCAATTATTAATTCCTCTGCAACAAATAAAGAACAAAATGCAAACTCTGGTAAATTTCATGTCTTACAGAATATGTCTGAAGAATCTATTAACTCTCATGTTGTGTTTCCTACTCTCTCATTGGAGAATATATTAAGTAATGCAGCAAGTGCACCTTCTGTTAGCTAG